Proteins from a genomic interval of uncultured Fusobacterium sp.:
- the agaV gene encoding PTS N-acetylgalactosamine transporter subunit IIB: MPNIVLTRIDNRLIHGQVATAWAQYSGANLLLVPNDDVSVNPTRQNLMNLAAPKGMQTRYFSVQKTIDIIHKAADRQLIAIIAETPQDVVRLVEGGVPIKKVNVGNMHMSEGKKQISKAVCVNEADIAAFKRLKELGVEVEIQRVPTEAKENIWDLI, encoded by the coding sequence ATGCCAAATATAGTTTTAACCAGAATTGATAACAGATTGATACATGGACAAGTTGCAACAGCATGGGCTCAATATTCAGGAGCAAACCTTTTATTGGTTCCTAATGATGACGTTAGCGTGAACCCTACAAGACAAAATTTAATGAATCTTGCTGCACCAAAAGGAATGCAAACAAGATATTTTTCAGTTCAAAAAACAATAGATATTATTCATAAAGCTGCCGATAGACAACTTATTGCAATAATAGCTGAAACACCTCAAGATGTAGTTAGATTAGTTGAAGGTGGAGTACCTATTAAAAAAGTAAATGTTGGAAATATGCATATGTCTGAAGGAAAAAAACAAATTTCAAAAGCAGTTTGTGTTAATGAAGCAGATATAGCTGCATTTAAAAGACTAAAGGAACTTGGTGTTGAAGTTGAAATACAAAGAGTTCCTACAGAAGCAAAAGAAAATATATGGGATTTAATTTAA
- the agaW gene encoding PTS N-acetylgalactosamine transporter subunit IIC: MLMESLLIAIFAGIAGIDLFDGLIHIHRPIVTGAVVGLILGDLRMGLIAGATLELVWMGAVPVGGAQPPNVVVGGIIGSTFAILTKQDPATAVGIAIPFAVAVQACITLLFTFFSPVMHKADKYAEEANTSGIERINYLGLVLLFVFYFTVTFLPISMGAKAAQEIVELLPQWLIDGFGVAGGLMPAIGFAMLLNIMFKKNYIIFFVLGFILATYLHLPVIGIAAVGFIIAIYDYQVNKKMDNIQPTVGVTAEEEDYSDGI; this comes from the coding sequence ATGTTAATGGAGTCATTGTTAATAGCAATATTTGCTGGAATAGCAGGTATTGACTTATTTGATGGGTTGATACATATTCATAGACCCATCGTAACAGGAGCAGTAGTAGGGCTTATATTGGGTGATCTTAGAATGGGACTTATAGCTGGAGCAACACTTGAACTAGTATGGATGGGAGCCGTACCAGTTGGAGGAGCACAGCCACCTAACGTTGTTGTTGGAGGTATTATTGGAAGTACATTTGCAATTCTTACAAAACAAGATCCTGCAACAGCAGTAGGAATAGCTATTCCATTTGCAGTAGCTGTACAAGCTTGTATCACTTTATTATTTACTTTCTTCTCACCTGTAATGCATAAAGCAGATAAATATGCTGAAGAAGCAAATACAAGTGGAATTGAAAGAATCAATTACCTTGGATTAGTATTGTTGTTTGTATTCTATTTCACAGTAACTTTCTTACCTATTTCAATGGGAGCAAAAGCTGCTCAAGAGATTGTAGAATTACTACCTCAATGGTTAATAGATGGATTTGGTGTAGCTGGTGGTTTAATGCCTGCAATTGGATTTGCTATGCTTTTAAATATCATGTTCAAGAAAAATTATATTATTTTCTTTGTACTTGGATTTATTCTTGCAACATATTTACACTTACCTGTAATAGGAATAGCTGCAGTTGGATTTATAATTGCTATTTATGATTATCAAGTAAATAAAAAAATGGATAATATACAACCTACAGTTGGAGTAACAGCAGAGGAGGAGGATTATAGCGATGGAATATAG
- a CDS encoding PTS system mannose/fructose/sorbose family transporter subunit IID: protein MEYRDNSKEKVITKKDLNNMVWRSLLLQASFNYERMQAGGWLYSILPGLKKIHKNKEDLSNSMKLHLEFFNVHPFLVTFVQGLVLAMEENKESQDSIRGIKIALMGPLGGIGDALCWFTLLPITASIGVSLAKDGNIAGPIVFLLLFNIVHIFLRFFLMHYSYKMGVGAISKLKDDTEYVTNGSLILGLTVIGGLIASFVNLKIATVINLGNDVMVNIQQDVFDKIIPNILPLLYTLFMFYLLKKGKKPITLILLTLVIGIAGRGLGIL, encoded by the coding sequence ATGGAATATAGAGACAACAGTAAAGAAAAAGTTATAACTAAAAAAGATTTGAATAATATGGTATGGAGATCACTTCTTTTACAAGCATCTTTTAACTATGAAAGAATGCAAGCTGGTGGTTGGCTATATTCAATTCTTCCTGGGCTTAAAAAAATTCATAAAAATAAAGAAGATCTTTCAAATTCAATGAAACTTCACCTTGAATTCTTCAATGTACATCCATTCTTAGTTACATTTGTTCAAGGACTTGTTCTTGCAATGGAAGAAAATAAAGAGAGTCAAGATTCAATAAGAGGTATTAAAATTGCTTTAATGGGACCTCTTGGAGGAATCGGAGATGCTCTATGTTGGTTTACACTTCTACCTATAACTGCAAGTATTGGAGTTTCTCTTGCAAAAGATGGTAATATTGCTGGTCCAATAGTATTTTTACTTCTATTTAATATAGTTCATATCTTCTTAAGATTTTTCTTAATGCACTATTCTTATAAAATGGGAGTTGGAGCTATTTCAAAACTAAAAGATGATACAGAATATGTTACAAATGGATCTTTAATTTTAGGACTTACAGTAATTGGAGGACTAATTGCTTCATTTGTAAACTTAAAAATAGCAACTGTTATAAATCTTGGAAATGATGTTATGGTTAATATTCAACAAGATGTTTTTGATAAAATAATACCTAATATTTTACCATTACTTTATACATTGTTTATGTTCTATCTTCTTAAAAAAGGTAAAAAACCAATAACTCTTATTCTTCTTACTCTTGTAATAGGTATAGCAGGAAGAGGACTTGGAATTTTATAA
- a CDS encoding PTS sugar transporter subunit IIA: MTPIIVTGHGEFASALEKTMEYVVGPQEDIYFINFNNGMGNGELEEKLRKVVSETGSDEIIFLADIVGGTPFSTAVLISQDIPKSKVFGGCNMPMLFAALEMREEGTLEEIAENILADAKANIALFENTIAICEIDDFEDGI; this comes from the coding sequence ATGACACCAATTATAGTAACAGGACATGGGGAGTTTGCTTCAGCTCTTGAAAAAACTATGGAGTATGTTGTTGGCCCTCAAGAAGATATTTATTTTATAAATTTTAATAACGGAATGGGAAATGGGGAACTTGAAGAGAAACTAAGAAAAGTTGTTTCAGAAACAGGAAGTGACGAAATAATATTCTTAGCTGACATAGTTGGAGGAACTCCCTTTTCTACAGCTGTTTTAATTTCTCAAGATATACCAAAAAGCAAAGTATTTGGTGGATGTAATATGCCTATGCTATTTGCTGCTCTTGAAATGAGAGAAGAAGGAACTCTTGAGGAGATAGCAGAAAATATATTAGCAGATGCAAAAGCTAATATAGCTCTTTTTGAAAATACAATAGCTATCTGTGAAATTGATGATTTTGAAGATGGTATTTAA